The Mytilus edulis chromosome 4, xbMytEdul2.2, whole genome shotgun sequence nucleotide sequence TTCTAGGAACAAATATTTTACTTATGAAGTGTAAATATAGTGAAACAGAACTGTGcactttttgtacagaaactaaagaaacatacatacaccTCTTTTTTGAATGTAGATACGTTCGAACATTCTGGCTTAAGTTTTTTCAAAAGTTAGAAGATGTATGTAATGTAAGCTTTCTCCCAACCTTATCAAGTATAATCTTGGGTGTTAATTATCACATATTTAAAGatattctaaatacatgtattcTGATATTGAAGAGATATGTTTACTTATGTAGAGTTAGATTTACAGTCCCATCTGTTGCTGAAGCAATTGAATGGCTTAACTATTATTATAGGGTTGACATGGTCTCTATGAGTTTGTGCTCTACCAATAAAgcaaaaagaataaaagaaaaatggtcaaacattaataatattattaaaaaatagaGCTCGATGCAGAtgtattctgtattctgttatttgactttgtacaatgtattttataatttataacaagTATGGTTAACCATATGTTTAAGATTTATAGCAGAATAATTTGTGTGTACATCTTTATTTGTAGATGAGatttgaaaatgatatgaaaataataaaatatatattacaaaaaaaatgtttaatataaagTTTCACATCGGGGTGAATTTAATGACAATGCTTGAGCCGTGTATACAAAATAGTCATGTGTAAATTAATTTCCAAAGTATTTTATCAACCGCATTTCAATACGGAAAAAGAAAGTTCCATAAACATATGACTCACTGTTACCAAAATAGTTCGATGCATCTACTTTTTTTGTAAGTTCCGACATTTATTTTGACCTAAAGTTATTATTGAGTCCCTTATAATTCAATAGATATACTTTAGTCCTAAGTTGCTTTGTTTTGTTGATATTaattgtgggtttttttcttcttcaaaactcTGTTTAACGAAATGTTTTGAGAGCTTTATATTTgtattcgtatttttttttatgtgttagtGCTAtgcaacaattaaaaaaatcaataaagacGTTTTTGATTCAAATTAATGAATGATGTTCAAACATTCACACATCAAATGTATTCAACTTGTAATTTAgctgaagaaataaaaataataacatgcTTTAATAGTCTAACTATTTTCTATGTCTACAACATGTATTTTACTTGAACCTCCAATTAACATTCGATTTTCCTGGTCAATTGTCAGACTCCATGGGGACTGGATACCTTCCTTCTCGCCAATGCTGGTCTTAAATATTCCATCAATGGATAAAACATGCACGGCGCACGATTTCCTGTCTGAAACGAAAATATCTCCCGTTGAGATAGTTACTATATCACGCGGTGAGAATGAATGTTCGGTATTTATCCCGGAATGACCTTGATATATCCATTTGAACTTGCCCGAATATTCAAGAACAATAACTCTTCCATCCCAGTTTGTTGCCAATGAGTCAATAACACAGATGTCACCGTTGATATTCGTAGTAATTACATTTGGAAGACTGAATTTATCATTTTCAAGTTCAATGGTTTGTATTATATTTCCTGTCGCATTTAGTATCTTTACTCCTCTGTGACTTTTTACTGAAGGTGGTAGAAAAGGACCAATAGAATCCATGAATCCAACAAAATATTTCTCTCCATTTGTGTTTGCATGAATTGCTCTAACTCGCATTGGACTTATATCTAAGAATTCAGTTATTTCTGCGTTTACCTTGTACTGGTAAACAATCGAAGATTTTCCGTTTTCTGTAAATAGAATTGACTCGTCAGCTGTTACTGTTATGTCACAAATAGGCTGATCGTTATCTTCACTATTTACTGTGTAGCATTTGGTTTTGGTCAGAACCAAAAGTTCTAATGTATTTTTCGAATGGTTAAACCCAACATACAGGTCTGAATTGACAGTCGCGAGTTGGTTTACAGCATCACATGCATATGTATTAACAACTTTAAGTTCTGGTATTTTCATTAATGACCCTACATGCAGGTTTTTTGTCGATTTTTCTGTTGAAAATATAAGggatttttgtttctttatttcagCAACGATTTTTACCGGAAGCTCCTTAACCACTTGGTCTGCTGCTGAAAAAATAGATGTCATGTCCTCGGATTTTAAAGCCTCTTCAATTGTGGCTTTTCTGTGAACGAGATCTCTTTCAGAAGTAATCATTGTTTCTtccatttttgaaatttgatcaCTGTGTGGTTTCCAATAGTCATCAAGCTCTTTGAttaacaaaattgttttattagCTATGGAATCTTTCATTTCCTCTTCTTGAGTGAGAATTTGTTGTTTAATTTGGTCGTATTTTTCCTGATGTTCAGTTTTCATTGTTCGTAATGTTGCAACATTTTCACTGAAAAATGGTAAATcttcttcaattttatttttgacattaattAACTGCTCCTTTCTTTCAGAACATATTGCATTCAACTTTTCGTATTGGTGTGGCTTCACTAAGCAATCAGTACACAGAGATTTATTGCAGCTTGTGCAAtaagcaaaacattttttttcagtatgttGCAAAC carries:
- the LOC139519187 gene encoding E3 ubiquitin-protein ligase TRIM71-like, which produces MASSKTNCEFCDTTTDLKWKCDDCNLSLCELCSNKLHTKIPALFEHVIEDTKDPRNEDGENTKPLDLKLVQCLQHTEKKCFAYCTSCNKSLCTDCLVKPHQYEKLNAICSERKEQLINVKNKIEEDLPFFSENVATLRTMKTEHQEKYDQIKQQILTQEEEMKDSIANKTILLIKELDDYWKPHSDQISKMEETMITSERDLVHRKATIEEALKSEDMTSIFSAADQVVKELPVKIVAEIKKQKSLIFSTEKSTKNLHVGSLMKIPELKVVNTYACDAVNQLATVNSDLYVGFNHSKNTLELLVLTKTKCYTVNSEDNDQPICDITVTADESILFTENGKSSIVYQYKVNAEITEFLDISPMRVRAIHANTNGEKYFVGFMDSIGPFLPPSVKSHRGVKILNATGNIIQTIELENDKFSLPNVITTNINGDICVIDSLATNWDGRVIVLEYSGKFKWIYQGHSGINTEHSFSPRDIVTISTGDIFVSDRKSCAVHVLSIDGIFKTSIGEKEGIQSPWSLTIDQENRMLIGGSSKIHVVDIENS